Genomic window (Arachis hypogaea cultivar Tifrunner chromosome 13, arahy.Tifrunner.gnm2.J5K5, whole genome shotgun sequence):
GTGAAGACAAAATTAAGTTAAAGGAATATTTAATTTATCCATGATGAGTTCACTAATAAATACAAGGCAGACATATGgccacaaaaagaaaaaataaattattaagttaaaaaaaaagattaatcaACAAGAGAGAGTAACTCATCATCAAAGTTAATGTGTGTGACAGAGAATAATTCAAAAACTAACGAGGTTAATGTCTTGCTGTGATACAAATACAATTGGAGATTGCACTTCTTCCACCACTAATATGTAAAATGGAATCTGCAGTTCTCTAATACCTCCAATGACTAAGTGTTAAACATGAGTCATTTGTGTTTCAAAGACAAAGATTGGTGACAAAACTGAAGGCCAATTGTTGTATAAGAAATAGAAAaacttttctttaattgtttGGTTTATGCTTAATCTTGCATTGAGATGTTCTTCTACAGAATTAAGTAATGATTATTAGCTGATAAAGCTGTATCAATGTTAATAATGAACAAGAATAGAAAAAAGCCTAAGAAGATGTGAAAACTTATACTCATTATGAacaatatattttacattttacAATAAAGTTTCATCATTATTACAAAGCTTAACCACGGATTTTTCTTGTTATGCTCTAGCTCTTTGATTAAACCATTTTTGAAAGGACTTTCATGATATCATCCATGGTTGGTCTATACATTGGATCATCTGCAACACAATCCTTTGCCAAGAAAGACAAACACAAAGCTTCTGGGAGATCATAATCCTTCAGATTAGGATCCATGAAACTCCTCAACCCTTCAAAACACCCACCTTCACTTGCTTCCCCCAACAAAAATCCAAGTGAATCTTTCGCTGTTTTCTCATCAAAATTGTCCCTTCCTGAGATCAACTCAAGCAACACAACCCCAAATGCAAAAATGTCAACTTTCTCAGAAACTGTCCTATTCAAGAGGTATTCTGGTGCCACCCATCCTCTAACAAGTTCTATACTATCATTATTTCTCTTTTGGGGTGTGGATTTTATAGCCAATGCTCTACCAACATCTGCTAGTTTCCCCCTCCATTTTGAAGTTATGAATATGTTTCTGCTATTGACATTCATGTGAGCATATGAAGGGAAAGCACAGCAATGTAAATAGTAAAGACATGTTGCAATATCAAAAGCAATTTGTATCCTTTTGTACCAATTTAGATTATTGCATGGATCAGATAAACACTCCCTTAAGCAACCATTTTTAGGCAATTCAAAAACCAGATAAGAccatgatggtgatgatgaaacTTTGCTCTCACTACCATAACAAACACCAAGCAATTCCACAATGTTAAAGTGGTTGATCTTAGAATGCAAATCAATTACCTGTCCTGTGTCTTCAAACCTCATCCTCTTTACCATCACCTCCTCAAGATTATTGAGTAATCCCTTATAGGCCAAATCACCAATCTTGTTTTCTTCACTAAAATTCTTGGTGGCCTTCTCAATCTCCTCTATGGTGTAGTTAACCAAGCAGTACTTAATTTCTGCAAGAAGATCCGGCGTCAGCCATGAAGCCGTGGAGCATCTTCTGCTGGTTTCCATATACATAGGAGAGCTTCCCGTTGTTGAGCATATCAGGTTGGTGGAGTTTGAATCACTGGAGGGGACAACAGCATCATTTTTCCATTTCTTCAAGTTCTTAACATATAATCCACTTGCAAGTAATGCTATGAGCAAACCAAATCCTACAAGAGGCCCTGCAATATATAAATCTGAACCTTGTGTCGTTTCTCCTGCCTCCACCACTGGTGTTGTTGGAAGAAAACCAGGAGGTGAAGAAGGAGAATCTTGAACATCAAAGATTTTGATTGGAACGTCCCTTATTGGAATCAAAACAGATGTTTTGGGGAAAATGGTTGCCCAATCTCTCAAGCCATTAGCTGCATAGAAATCATCACCTGAGACACCAAATTTCTTGGTCAATTTTCCCGGATCATCACCTAAAACTACAGGGTATGTGACAAGGTACTTAACCTTCATCATGCTACTGATGACATCATCAACACATGCACATCTAAGAGGGATCTTAATTTCAAAACCAGAATCTGGTTTATTCCCAAGTGGAACATTTTCCTCAGAAAGTGTTACTGGACTCAGCAATCCTTCAAACACTTGGCATGCAACATCAAAGAATGTGGTGTTATGAGTGACTCTATAGGTGAAACTATTAAATTGGTAAAATTGACCAATGCATGAGCAGTTAATAGGAACAAGAACCTCTTTACCTTCTTCTAATACATCAGAAGAAGATGTGAGGTTGTTTAGTTCAAGAAAATCATGAGTTTGCATGTGGAACAATGCTGAGATATTTGAAATAGTTTGAAAGTTTTTGTTGGCTTTGTAAACCAAGAATGTTTTGCATGAATGATTTGTTGAATTGCAAGTGTATCTTGATCCTGAGATTGTTTCATTTAAATTACAACTATTAGGATCATAATATTGTTGAGCATAACATACACTAATGCTAATTAAGGAAACAAAACAAAGGTGAATCATGATTATTTTGGTGTCAACTAATGCAAATTAAAGGGAGGAATGAAAAGGAggcaagaacaaaagaaagagaatTATGGGTCCAACATCAAAGTGATTATTTTGCTATGTCTTGTGCATAACAATGCACATAAACTAAGTAGGAGTAGATTCTATAGCAAAATTCCAAAAAAGGTGACATTATTAGAGATCAGCATTTTTAATTATACACCTTTGACATTCTAAATTTTGTTcaatgtaaattatattttcaaataaaaaatgctAAATATATCctaaaaattagttactaaatcagttattatatatttatatattttaaatatatattctatatatttaattaattttgtaattagtttTTCGGTATACATATTACATGACTATTTTTTAACagtcaataaaaaaattgtaaataagattaatttgtaaatttattttaagtgttaaaaaaataatttatatatcacTAAGGAGAAAAAGGACAAATAACCATAAAAAAATGTATTCTAAGTTTGTCAACATGGATTCATATATAGTCAAATGCATTATTTGGTTACTCTTAAGAAGCCGGCAGAAAACCAGAGACACATCAGAAGACAGCGATTGATGCACATAttacatatattaaataaataataaatagagtaATGTACTAATGTTGGTTAGTACTTTACACCTTTCTATTTGTTTCATACCAATGAGATACAATAAGCTCCAAAGAATGGACACGTTGAGGATTGTGATCAACCCAATCAATAATGAATGATCAATGATTCCATTAAAATATGGGAAAGCAAAAACACCCAAATTTTACTAATTTGTTTAAGGTTTTCTATGATATTGTATTGCATTTCTtacatttatattatattttataatattctatacaaatcaaggttctgaaaatcggaccgatCATTGAACCACTATAGTTACtgatttattggttcaaccgaaaaaaccgttttataataaacatTTAGATTCTATACAAATTCAATGAATAAAGTAACTGATTCTAAACACTCTTCTACTGCGTTTTTTTACTTCAAAAGGGGATCATAAACAACTAGTTCTATGAATAAACAAACTACGATGATATGCAATGCCAAAAATAGGCCAATGATGAAATAATAAAGGGTTTCTCTCTTCAATTCTATGTTCAAGCTTGTAGCAGACCAGAATCAACAGAGTAATACCGTTGAAATAGTCTTCCTTCTTAATTCTTATATACCTCAAAAAATTTCCTATAAAATGAAAATTGAACACAACACACAGCCTTAAAACAAAAGCAAAACAACACTCAGAAATCAATCACCTCTTCCAAACATAGCCttaaaacaaaacagaacaacATTTAGAGTACGAGCATTgatcacaaaaaatttatttctgaaacaaaacaaaaacagcagaacaacattcagagtttgagcattgatcacaaaaaaaaattctgaaacacacagcaaaaccaacagaaCAGAATTCAGAGTTTGAGTATTGAtcacaaaaaattgatttctgaaacaaaacaaacaatcaacagaacaatgaaaacagaatttttttttccttcagaagaagaaaacaatggaaacatgaagcatataataaatcaatgATCACCAATATCCAGCAATAATCTCAGACAACAATAAATACacaacaacaatttagcaaataaacaagaacaagaccTAAATAGAAAATCCGACCAATTAAATCGCAGCAAcctaacaatttagcaaattaaaacaacagcagcccaacaatttagcaaattatcaacttaacaagttcaagaacagaaaatcacaacaaaaaaaataattaaaaataacagaagaacaacagaacaattagcaaattaacaagttcacaataacagttaaaacttaccagaagaacactaatgcaagtggaatcatcatgctaatatgatttctgcaaagatgctatttgtgcagctaaaatttcctaattactaagatccaattattctaatttcacatggAATCGacttactaagtttctaaaagctagaaattataaaaccaaccagaaatatggttaaagcatttcatcaaacatgttgagtgcaGTAAAATTAAAACGAAATAAGATAATTCAAAACTTAATatcaatgtgatagagaagagaacataactcttgtatactttaattcagtctaggaaaaaaatccaaaccactaccaaatcaaatagttacttattgtaatagaaatcagaagttgcagagtttgaagcagagtattggtgttgtattgagtgtattgtctggtggcgggtttagggaactcacgACGGCTACAAAAGAGAGCAGTTCGACGGCTAGGTGGAGCGCGCGGGTTggtcgcagagtttgaagcagagcaacgtggcttccagacgaacgCGAATGCGAACTCGAACGGTGAACTGCGAGCGATCGCGAACGGTGAACGCCGAGAGAACGTGAACGGCGAAGAACGCGAACGAAGATGACGGCTGAACGAAGACGCGAACGTGAACGGCAAACAAACGGCGGCGGAAGCGCggctgagcagacaaagacgacggacgccgagctcgaggaagcagctgcgatcggtgacagcgaacaggggttgaagacttggagcacGAGGGAAGCTAGATAGACGGACGGACGGCGAACTTTGAGTGCGACCGACGGCGGCAGTATGCCACTCCTTGCGGCGGTGGTTTGGCTGAGTTTCTGTGATTTCCTtctgaatgaaagaaagaaagggagaaagggagaaagaaacgaaGGAGCTCCCGTTTTTGTGTAAACCGGCCGGTTCAAtggttttttaccggttttttatCAACGGTTTTATATATCTGACCGGATCGTTAATATTGTCGGTTCGCAATTGGACCGATCCGGTCcagttttcagaaccatgataCTAATGCACCTTTGAatatttagtaaagtatgaatTGGCCCcacactttaatttctttgtttctaaaATCGAGTTAATATTCAAAATGACTTCTGAAATTTGACCCGGCTCAATTTAGTCTTTAAGGTTTCAATTGACTCTAATTGTACTTTGAATTTTTGACCCACGCCTCAATTTGGCTCTTCTATCGCTTTCCGTCACTGGAGAGCTGACCTAGCAATTTTGGTTGACACTTCACACTatcaaacgacgtcgtttaattCTTGGAGCCCAAATTGTTAGAAACGACGTCGTGTGACATGAGAACAGGGTTAAACCAAAACCCAAACGTTAACCACCTTAAAATGAAACTCCCAATTggcccttcttcttcctcctcctctcctGGTATACGTACTCTCAGAGAAGAACTATGGGTGTTTCTGTAACTAAAGGTTGAAGCTTTTCTTACTTATTTTGCCCCATTGTGAAGAC
Coding sequences:
- the LOC112736156 gene encoding lysM domain receptor-like kinase 4; the encoded protein is KTIEPAGLHKNGSSFVSFSLSPFLSFIQKEITETQPNHRRKEWHTAAVGRTQSSPSVRLSSFPRAPSLQPLFAVTDRSCFLELGVRRLCLLSRASAAVCLPFTFASSFSRHLRSRSSPFTFSRRSPFAIARSSPFEFAFAFVWKPRCSASNSATNPRAPPSRRTALFCSRLFEGLLSPVTLSEENVPLGNKPDSGFEIKIPLRCACVDDVISSMMKVKYLVTYPVVLGDDPGKLTKKFGVSGDDFYAANGLRDWATIFPKTSVLIPIRDVPIKIFDVQDSPSSPPGFLPTTPVVEAGETTQGSDLYIAGPLVGFGLLIALLASGLYVKNLKKWKNDAVVPSSDSNSTNLICSTTGSSPMYMETSRRCSTASWLTPDLLAEIKYCLVNYTIEEIEKATKNFSEENKIGDLAYKGLLNNLEEVMVKRMRFEDTGQVIDLHSKINHFNIVELLGVCYGSESKVSSSPSWSYLVFELPKNGCLRECLSDPCNNLNWYKRIQIAFDIATCLYYLHCCAFPSYAHMNVNSRNIFITSKWRGKLADVGRALAIKSTPQKRNNDSIELVRGWVAPEYLLNRTVSEKVDIFAFGVVLLELISGRDNFDEKTAKDSLGFLLGEASEGGCFEGLRSFMDPNLKDYDLPEALCLSFLAKDCVADDPMYRPTMDDIMKVLSKMV